In the genome of Bacillus sp. S3, one region contains:
- a CDS encoding RNA-binding S4 domain-containing protein: MRLDKFLKVSRLIKRRTLAKEVSDQGRIEINGKEAKASSTVKVGDELTLRLGQRRVTARIDRIQETSRKDEAAEMYTILKEERLGSND; encoded by the coding sequence ATGCGTCTAGATAAGTTTTTAAAGGTATCGAGATTAATTAAACGAAGAACATTGGCAAAAGAAGTTTCTGATCAGGGGAGAATCGAAATTAATGGAAAAGAGGCAAAGGCCAGCTCAACTGTGAAAGTAGGAGATGAATTGACACTTCGTCTTGGGCAGCGGAGAGTGACGGCAAGAATTGACCGAATTCAAGAAACCTCACGCAAGGATGAGGCGGCGGAGATGTATACGATTTTAAAGGAAGAGAGACTCGGCTCAAACGACTAA
- the yabP gene encoding sporulation protein YabP: MSQYYDSNPPKSSVPDHDVIMRGRRLLEITGVKQVESFDNEEFLLETSMGFLAIKGQNLSMKNLDVEKGIVSIKGKIFDLVYLDEQHGEKAKGFFSKLFR, from the coding sequence ATGAGTCAATATTATGATAGCAATCCGCCAAAGAGTAGTGTTCCGGATCATGATGTCATCATGAGAGGAAGAAGGCTCCTTGAGATTACCGGTGTAAAACAGGTAGAAAGCTTTGATAACGAGGAGTTCCTATTAGAAACGTCCATGGGGTTTTTAGCCATCAAGGGGCAAAACCTGTCGATGAAAAACCTTGATGTCGAAAAAGGGATTGTCTCGATTAAAGGCAAGATTTTTGACCTAGTCTACTTAGATGAGCAGCACGGGGAGAAAGCTAAAGGCTTCTTTAGCAAGTTATTCCGATGA
- the yabQ gene encoding spore cortex biosynthesis protein YabQ, which yields MTLSTQFLTMLSMIGMGSLFGAMFDTYQRFLKRPKQKAWIVFLNDVLFWIIQALIIFYTLFLVNNGELRFYIFIALVCGFAAYQSLLKGMYLRFLEMLIHSVITTVKFLRRTFQLLIYKPVVGLIQLIVAILFALGRGLFTLVKFVLKVLLLVVKIIVVPVKTILLLFWKLLPKGIKKTVEKLYNNTAGNFKKIRNYISKWLEKWKSRKE from the coding sequence ATGACCCTTTCCACGCAATTTCTTACAATGCTTTCGATGATTGGCATGGGGTCGTTATTTGGCGCCATGTTTGATACGTATCAGAGATTTTTAAAGCGCCCCAAACAAAAAGCTTGGATTGTCTTCCTAAATGATGTATTATTTTGGATCATTCAAGCTTTGATTATTTTTTATACGTTATTCTTAGTGAATAATGGGGAATTAAGATTTTATATCTTTATTGCGCTTGTTTGCGGGTTTGCCGCCTATCAAAGCCTGCTGAAAGGGATGTACCTTCGTTTCTTGGAAATGCTGATCCACTCCGTTATAACGACTGTGAAATTTTTGAGGAGAACCTTCCAGCTCTTGATTTATAAACCTGTTGTGGGTCTAATCCAGTTAATCGTGGCGATCCTTTTTGCACTTGGCAGGGGACTATTCACCCTTGTCAAATTTGTTTTAAAGGTTTTATTATTGGTTGTAAAGATTATTGTTGTACCGGTGAAAACAATATTGTTATTATTTTGGAAACTCTTGCCGAAAGGTATTAAAAAAACCGTCGAGAAGTTATATAATAATACGGCAGGAAATTTTAAGAAAATCAGGAATTATATTAGTAAGTGGTTAGAAAAATGGAAAAGCCGAAAAGAGTGA
- a CDS encoding FtsB family cell division protein, whose protein sequence is MGEERKKNVSKIQTTYVEQQEYAEIASARKRKLLLRRLSLFFVFASLLSYLMISSYLSQTTKLEAKVAQKKKLDHQLTELKKQQDMLKEDIVKLNDDDYIGKLARKQYFFSDKNEIIFNIPEEKKEN, encoded by the coding sequence TTGGGCGAGGAACGAAAAAAGAATGTATCAAAAATTCAGACAACCTATGTCGAGCAGCAGGAATATGCGGAAATTGCTTCAGCTAGAAAAAGGAAATTATTGCTACGGCGATTATCGTTATTTTTCGTTTTTGCTAGCTTACTATCGTATTTGATGATATCAAGCTATCTTTCCCAGACCACTAAGCTCGAGGCAAAGGTTGCCCAAAAGAAGAAGCTTGACCATCAGCTCACAGAATTAAAAAAGCAGCAGGATATGCTAAAAGAAGATATTGTTAAATTAAATGATGACGACTACATTGGGAAACTAGCCAGAAAACAGTACTTTTTCTCAGATAAAAACGAAATTATCTTTAATATACCGGAAGAAAAGAAGGAAAATTGA
- a CDS encoding S1 domain-containing RNA-binding protein has translation MSIEVGSKLQGKVTGITNFGAFVELPDGSTGLVHISEVADNYVKDINDHLKVGDQVEVKVINVEKDGKIGLSIKKAKDRPEPERKQHSHSQRPRQGRSNDRNNARPENFESKMAKFLKDSEDRLSSLKRHTESKRGGRGARRG, from the coding sequence ATGTCAATCGAAGTAGGCAGCAAGTTACAAGGAAAGGTAACAGGGATTACAAATTTCGGAGCGTTTGTGGAGCTGCCGGATGGCTCAACAGGACTTGTACACATTAGTGAGGTTGCCGATAACTATGTCAAAGATATCAATGACCATCTAAAGGTTGGCGATCAGGTCGAAGTAAAAGTCATCAATGTTGAAAAGGATGGGAAAATTGGCCTTTCCATTAAAAAGGCAAAAGATCGCCCAGAGCCGGAAAGAAAACAACATTCGCACTCACAACGCCCTCGTCAAGGCAGATCAAACGATCGTAATAACGCTAGACCGGAAAACTTTGAGTCGAAAATGGCAAAATTTCTAAAAGATAGTGAAGATCGTTTATCATCCTTAAAGCGCCACACGGAATCCAAGCGTGGAGGAAGAGGAGCTAGACGGGGGTAA
- the spoIIE gene encoding stage II sporulation protein E: MEKTNVSFIEPVGEVSLHSSKWDLGKGLRKIQYMLESFFIKKGYLLLFVGFLLGRALILAKLTPFCLPFFASVYIIKRDRAPLALIGLIVGAATISLSNAVFTFVVTVCFLVIFRISQKWLTNEMRSLPFFVGIILGAGKLAEAFILSRQLTLYDLMMVGVQASLAFILTLIFLQSIPLLTLNKRRQLLKTEEIVCLIIMLASIMSGTIGWKVYDLSIEHIMSRYLVLVFSFIAGATVGSTVGVVTGLIFSLASVSSFYHMSLLAFSGVLGGLLKEGKKIGVSIGLFIATLLIGMYGEGGGSLLQTVLESSAAVLLFLLTPQAFTSRLAKYIPGTPEYTAEQQKYMRKMRDVTAQRVSQFSNVFHALSKSFSQMEAQQDDDVDEREMDYFMSNVTERTCQTCFKKEQCWAKNFNTTYAYMEEIIHEMDQNDGNVSLRLTRDWEKHCSRPKKVYETIGQELTFFQANLKLKKQVRESRKLVADQLLGVSEVMDNFAKEIQRERENHHKQEEQIMEAIQEFGIHIEQVEIYSLEQGNVDIEMAVPFCNGHGECEKLIAPMLSDILGETIIVNKEECATIPHGFCHVTFRSSKAFTVETGVAHAAKDGGLISGDSYSTIELGLGKYAIAISDGMGNGERAHYESNETLLLLQKILQSGIEEKTAIKSINSILSLRTTDEIFSTLDLAMIDLKNASAKFLKIGSTPSFIKRGNKVIKIQASNLPIGILQEFEVDVVSEQLKAGDLLIMMSDGVFEGPKHVENYDLWMKRKVQELETDDPQEVADLIMEDVIRSRSGLIEDDMTVTVAKIKHNTPKWASIPVYKKRA; the protein is encoded by the coding sequence GTGGAAAAGACAAACGTGAGTTTCATAGAGCCGGTCGGAGAAGTCAGTCTTCATTCATCTAAATGGGATTTGGGGAAGGGATTAAGGAAAATTCAATACATGCTGGAATCCTTTTTTATCAAGAAGGGTTACCTTTTATTATTCGTGGGCTTTTTGCTTGGACGAGCCTTAATTTTAGCAAAGCTTACCCCATTTTGCCTCCCTTTCTTTGCTTCCGTGTATATCATCAAGAGGGATCGGGCACCGCTTGCCTTGATCGGACTGATTGTCGGAGCGGCAACCATTTCATTATCCAATGCGGTTTTTACTTTCGTCGTCACCGTTTGCTTTTTAGTTATTTTTCGAATCAGTCAAAAATGGCTGACAAATGAAATGCGGTCACTGCCATTTTTTGTCGGTATCATTCTTGGTGCGGGAAAATTAGCTGAAGCCTTCATCCTTTCAAGACAATTAACATTATATGATTTGATGATGGTTGGGGTTCAGGCGAGCTTGGCGTTTATCCTGACACTTATATTTTTACAAAGTATTCCATTGTTAACCTTGAATAAACGCAGACAATTGTTAAAAACAGAAGAAATCGTCTGCTTAATTATCATGCTTGCTTCCATCATGTCTGGAACCATTGGCTGGAAAGTATATGATTTGTCGATTGAACATATTATGTCGAGATATTTGGTATTGGTGTTTTCCTTCATTGCCGGGGCAACAGTTGGCTCCACAGTTGGTGTTGTGACAGGGTTAATTTTCAGCCTCGCAAGCGTTTCAAGCTTCTACCATATGAGTCTCTTGGCTTTTTCAGGCGTACTCGGCGGCCTGCTAAAGGAAGGGAAGAAGATAGGTGTGTCTATCGGTTTATTTATTGCCACTCTGCTGATCGGCATGTATGGAGAGGGAGGAGGCTCCCTTTTACAAACCGTGCTGGAATCAAGTGCGGCGGTGCTCTTATTTCTCTTAACACCACAGGCTTTTACGTCCAGGCTGGCAAAATATATCCCCGGGACACCAGAATACACGGCCGAGCAGCAAAAATATATGCGCAAAATGCGAGACGTTACGGCACAGCGGGTTTCACAATTTTCCAATGTGTTTCATGCCTTATCAAAAAGCTTTTCGCAAATGGAAGCACAGCAGGATGATGATGTGGATGAGCGCGAAATGGATTATTTCATGAGCAATGTCACCGAAAGAACGTGTCAAACGTGCTTTAAAAAGGAACAATGCTGGGCAAAGAATTTTAATACAACCTATGCCTACATGGAGGAAATTATTCATGAAATGGATCAAAATGATGGAAATGTCTCTCTAAGGCTGACAAGGGACTGGGAAAAACATTGTTCCCGTCCAAAAAAAGTGTATGAAACCATCGGCCAGGAGCTAACCTTTTTCCAAGCCAATCTTAAATTAAAGAAACAGGTGCGTGAGTCCAGGAAACTGGTCGCTGACCAATTATTAGGTGTTTCCGAGGTAATGGATAATTTCGCAAAAGAAATTCAACGGGAAAGGGAAAATCATCATAAACAGGAAGAACAAATTATGGAGGCGATTCAGGAATTCGGCATTCATATTGAACAGGTGGAAATCTACAGCCTTGAGCAGGGGAATGTTGATATTGAGATGGCTGTTCCATTCTGCAATGGCCACGGGGAGTGTGAAAAGCTAATTGCACCGATGCTATCGGATATACTTGGGGAAACCATTATTGTGAATAAAGAGGAATGTGCCACCATCCCTCATGGGTTCTGTCATGTGACATTCAGATCATCAAAGGCCTTTACGGTCGAAACAGGGGTTGCCCATGCAGCCAAGGATGGCGGCCTCATTTCAGGGGACAGTTATTCCACGATCGAACTGGGCCTCGGCAAGTATGCGATTGCGATTAGTGATGGCATGGGAAATGGCGAAAGGGCTCATTATGAAAGTAATGAAACACTGCTGCTTTTGCAAAAGATTTTGCAATCAGGAATTGAGGAAAAAACAGCAATTAAATCGATTAATTCGATCCTCTCGCTAAGAACGACCGATGAAATCTTTTCTACATTAGATTTGGCGATGATTGATTTGAAAAATGCCTCAGCTAAATTCTTAAAGATCGGCTCGACACCGAGTTTTATCAAAAGGGGGAATAAGGTGATCAAAATCCAGGCAAGCAACTTGCCGATTGGAATCCTCCAGGAATTTGAGGTTGATGTTGTCAGTGAACAATTAAAAGCCGGGGATTTATTAATTATGATGAGCGATGGTGTGTTCGAAGGGCCGAAGCATGTGGAAAATTATGATTTATGGATGAAACGAAAAGTGCAAGAATTAGAAACGGATGACCCGCAAGAGGTAGCCGACCTGATAATGGAGGATGTGATCAGATCAAGATCGGGGTTAATTGAGGATGACATGACGGTTACTGTAGCAAAAATAAAACATAATACACCGAAGTGGGCCTCTATTCCCGTCTACAAAAAAAGAGCATAA
- a CDS encoding vWA domain-containing protein, translated as MYTGKIRQILLITDGCSNQGDDPIAMAALAKEQGITVNVIGVIEKDVIDEKGMTEIDGIAMSGGGVSQIVYAEALSQTVQMVTRKAMNQTIQGVVNSQLQQILGRSQTMEDLHPDQRGEVMEVVDELGETVELEVLILVDTSASMKHKLPTVKEALLDLSLSLNARSGENQFSVYVFPGKKNDVEKLLDWTPKLQVLTSVFSQLSTGGITPTGPALRTALTAFNQKQSLRSLLSRDDESYFEESM; from the coding sequence ATGTATACAGGGAAAATCCGGCAAATTTTATTAATTACCGACGGCTGTTCCAATCAAGGTGACGATCCAATTGCCATGGCTGCACTCGCGAAGGAACAAGGAATTACGGTGAATGTGATAGGCGTCATCGAAAAGGATGTTATCGATGAAAAAGGAATGACGGAAATCGATGGCATTGCGATGTCAGGCGGGGGTGTCAGTCAAATTGTCTATGCGGAAGCGCTCTCGCAAACCGTGCAAATGGTTACCCGCAAAGCGATGAACCAAACCATTCAAGGGGTGGTCAACAGCCAGCTGCAGCAGATATTAGGACGTTCACAAACAATGGAAGATCTGCATCCTGATCAGCGCGGTGAGGTCATGGAGGTTGTCGATGAATTAGGTGAGACTGTCGAATTAGAGGTGTTGATTCTTGTCGATACAAGTGCAAGCATGAAGCATAAGCTGCCCACTGTAAAAGAGGCACTTCTCGATCTGTCTCTAAGCTTAAACGCCCGTTCAGGAGAAAATCAATTTTCCGTTTATGTATTTCCCGGGAAAAAGAATGATGTCGAAAAATTGCTGGATTGGACTCCAAAGCTGCAGGTTTTGACAAGTGTCTTCTCGCAGCTGTCTACAGGCGGGATTACACCTACTGGTCCGGCATTACGGACAGCCTTAACTGCCTTCAATCAAAAACAATCATTAAGGAGCCTGCTTTCACGTGATGATGAATCATACTTTGAAGAATCAATGTAA
- a CDS encoding protein kinase domain-containing protein: MMNHTLKNQCKVSPGTIIIGKWHSHSYTIIKELGFGANGVVYLAKHKNTHVALKMSDNGMSITSEVNVLKSFAKVQGLPTLGPSLLDVDDWQGHQGRISFYVMEYIQGRDFLSFLQEKGKSWTSVLFLQLLNDLHQLHENGWVFGDLKPENLIVTGPPPKIRCIDVGGTTIQGRAIKEFTEFYDRGYWGLGSRKAEPSYDLFAVAMIIINTAYPNRFTKTSGGISQLREAIRQKPELLKFEKVIVKALQGHYLNAKQMRTDLFDSMVEDKGSSPPLRTAVAPSQTARPVQAKNTNGAQHISRRTYRQKKKKRGWLEFLFITVVLGVLYAWYTFNNLP; the protein is encoded by the coding sequence ATGATGAATCATACTTTGAAGAATCAATGTAAGGTAAGTCCTGGGACAATCATTATAGGGAAATGGCATTCACATAGCTATACAATTATAAAAGAACTAGGATTTGGCGCAAACGGGGTGGTTTACCTTGCAAAGCACAAAAACACTCACGTGGCATTGAAAATGAGTGACAATGGTATGTCGATCACCTCTGAGGTAAATGTGCTTAAATCCTTTGCGAAGGTCCAGGGGCTTCCAACCCTCGGGCCTTCTTTACTTGATGTTGACGATTGGCAAGGGCACCAAGGCCGAATTTCCTTTTATGTCATGGAATATATTCAAGGCCGAGACTTCCTTTCTTTTTTACAAGAGAAAGGGAAATCATGGACAAGTGTTTTATTTTTGCAGCTGTTGAATGATTTGCATCAGCTTCATGAAAATGGCTGGGTATTCGGGGATTTAAAACCGGAAAATTTAATTGTAACCGGACCGCCGCCAAAAATAAGATGTATCGATGTTGGAGGCACGACTATTCAAGGGAGGGCAATTAAGGAATTCACGGAGTTTTATGATCGGGGTTATTGGGGCTTGGGCTCCCGAAAAGCAGAACCGTCTTATGATTTATTTGCTGTCGCGATGATTATCATCAACACCGCTTACCCAAACCGATTTACTAAAACTAGCGGTGGGATTTCTCAGCTGAGGGAAGCCATTAGGCAAAAACCAGAACTGCTGAAGTTTGAAAAGGTCATCGTCAAAGCACTGCAAGGGCATTATCTAAATGCTAAGCAAATGCGAACTGATTTATTTGACAGTATGGTGGAGGATAAGGGATCTAGTCCACCTTTACGAACAGCCGTAGCACCGAGTCAAACCGCCAGGCCAGTCCAAGCAAAAAACACGAACGGTGCCCAGCATATCTCCAGACGAACCTATCGGCAAAAGAAGAAAAAAAGAGGATGGCTGGAATTTTTGTTTATTACTGTCGTTCTAGGAGTATTATATGCATGGTATACTTTTAATAATTTACCTTAA
- the tilS gene encoding tRNA lysidine(34) synthetase TilS yields MLETKVESFLNRHSFKLNNKKMIVGVSGGPDSLALLHYLLKKREKWNLAIVVTHIDHMFRGEESFLDAMFVKSFCEQHDIPFEMEQVNVPEIMKETGKSSQIAAREVRYGFYLKIMKKYGFPYLVLAHHGDDQIETILMRLTRGSSGTARAGIPFTRQFHEGTIIRPFLCVTKDEIQHYCQEHNLTPRIDPSNAKDVYSRNRFRKQILPFLKKENRHVHEHFQRFSEELKSDEDFLQELAASRLKNVVTKREEDNITIDIKSFLEMPLPLQRRGFQLILNYLYKERPASLSAVHIDQVFVLLHHHEPSCKLDFPNGLKVIRSYYQLSFQFQLKEAEPYGFEIYEPGTITLPNGRSISIELLESDMSDDKRHTALFNADRIHWPIIIRSRKKGDRMTLKGIKGSKKLKDIFIDQKVPVYERDRWPVITDKEGLIIWLPELKKSSLEGIDTTAKQYIQLTYR; encoded by the coding sequence ATGTTAGAAACAAAGGTTGAGTCTTTTCTTAACCGCCACTCATTCAAGCTTAATAATAAGAAAATGATTGTTGGTGTGTCTGGAGGGCCAGATTCTTTAGCCCTGCTCCACTACTTGCTAAAGAAAAGGGAAAAGTGGAACCTGGCCATTGTAGTCACACATATTGACCACATGTTCCGTGGAGAAGAATCCTTTCTTGATGCAATGTTTGTTAAAAGCTTTTGTGAGCAGCACGATATCCCATTTGAAATGGAACAAGTTAATGTGCCAGAAATAATGAAGGAAACCGGGAAAAGCTCACAAATTGCTGCAAGAGAAGTGCGATATGGATTTTATTTAAAAATAATGAAGAAGTACGGTTTTCCTTATTTAGTCCTGGCCCACCATGGTGATGATCAGATTGAAACTATACTCATGCGGCTGACTAGGGGAAGCAGTGGAACGGCAAGAGCAGGGATTCCATTTACCCGCCAATTTCATGAAGGGACGATTATTCGGCCATTCCTATGTGTAACAAAGGATGAAATTCAACATTATTGCCAAGAGCATAATCTTACACCACGAATAGACCCAAGCAACGCGAAGGACGTTTATAGCCGGAACCGATTTCGAAAACAGATTCTTCCTTTTTTAAAAAAAGAAAATCGCCATGTTCATGAACACTTTCAGCGGTTTAGCGAAGAGCTGAAAAGTGACGAAGACTTTCTGCAGGAATTAGCGGCCAGTCGGCTGAAGAATGTTGTGACAAAAAGAGAAGAGGACAATATTACTATTGACATTAAAAGCTTTCTTGAAATGCCTTTACCTTTACAAAGGAGAGGGTTTCAACTAATATTAAACTATCTTTATAAAGAAAGGCCCGCTTCTCTTTCTGCCGTACATATCGATCAAGTATTTGTCTTACTGCATCATCATGAACCTTCATGTAAATTGGATTTTCCAAATGGATTGAAGGTTATTCGCTCCTATTATCAGTTATCGTTCCAATTTCAGCTGAAAGAAGCTGAACCATATGGGTTTGAAATATATGAGCCTGGGACAATTACACTGCCAAATGGACGGAGTATTAGCATAGAACTGTTAGAAAGTGATATGTCTGATGATAAGCGACATACAGCCCTGTTTAATGCAGACCGTATTCATTGGCCGATTATCATCCGTTCAAGGAAAAAGGGCGATCGAATGACATTAAAGGGAATAAAAGGGTCAAAGAAATTAAAGGATATTTTTATTGATCAAAAGGTTCCGGTCTATGAACGCGACAGGTGGCCTGTTATTACGGATAAAGAAGGTTTGATTATTTGGCTTCCAGAACTAAAAAAATCTTCTTTAGAAGGTATAGATACAACTGCAAAGCAATATATACAACTCACATATCGTTAG
- the hpt gene encoding hypoxanthine phosphoribosyltransferase — MMNQDIEKVLVSEEEIQEKINVLAAELTEEYKDRFPLAIGVLKGAMPFMADLLKRMDCYLEMDFMDVSSYGTSLVSSGEVKILKDLDTSVEGRDILIIEDIIDSGLTLSYLVDLFRYRKAKSIKIVTLLDKPTGRKSAIKADYVGFIVPDEFVVGYGLDYIEKYRNLPYIGVLKPEVYSTNQS; from the coding sequence ATGATGAATCAGGATATTGAAAAGGTATTAGTTTCAGAAGAAGAAATTCAGGAAAAGATTAATGTGTTAGCGGCTGAGTTAACTGAAGAGTATAAAGACCGCTTCCCGCTTGCAATCGGTGTGTTAAAAGGGGCAATGCCTTTTATGGCCGATTTATTAAAACGCATGGATTGCTATTTAGAAATGGATTTTATGGATGTTTCAAGCTATGGTACTTCTCTTGTATCATCCGGAGAAGTAAAAATCTTAAAGGATTTAGATACATCTGTGGAAGGAAGGGACATATTAATTATTGAAGATATCATCGATAGCGGCTTAACTCTTAGCTATTTAGTTGATTTATTCCGTTATCGCAAAGCAAAATCAATTAAAATTGTTACCTTACTTGATAAACCAACAGGAAGAAAAAGCGCAATCAAAGCGGATTATGTAGGTTTTATTGTTCCAGATGAATTTGTTGTCGGGTATGGATTGGATTATATTGAAAAATATCGAAACCTTCCATATATTGGGGTATTAAAGCCGGAAGTTTATAGCACTAATCAATCATAA
- the ftsH gene encoding ATP-dependent zinc metalloprotease FtsH → MNRIFRNTIFYLLIFLVIIGVVSFFNGSNEPTDHISYDKFVTQLENGEVKSFSMQPERGVYEVRGELEAKDKKFITYIPNSEKILDRIDKADSKVDVMPAKETSGWVTFFTSIIPFVIIFILFFFLLNQAQGGGSRVMNFGKSKAKLYNDDKKKVRFRDVAGADEEKAELVEVVEFLKDPRKFAELGARIPKGVLLVGPPGTGKTLLARATAGEAGVPFFSISGSDFVEMFVGVGASRVRDLFENAKKNAPCIIFIDEIDAVGRQRGAGLGGGHDEREQTLNQLLVEMDGFGANEGIIIIAATNRADILDPALLRPGRFDRQITVDRPDVIGREAVLKVHARNKPLDETVNLKNIAMRTPGFSGADLENLLNEAALVAARSSKKKIDMEDIDEATDRVIAGPAKKSRVISEKERNIVAFHEGGHTVIGLVLDEADMVHKVTIVPRGQAGGYAVMLPREDRYFMTKPELLDKIVGLLGGRVAEEIVFGEVSTGAHNDFQRATGIARKMVTEYGMSDKLGPLQFGQPQGGQVFLGRDLHNEQNYSDAIAYEIDLEIQSIIKECYERARKILTENRDKLNLIATTLLEVETLVAEQIKYLVEHGHMPDPSVHLDAVKIGPKKTEDVKVNINTKKDEGEKEESFLDKPSDEIDYK, encoded by the coding sequence ATGAATCGGATTTTCCGTAATACCATCTTTTATTTATTGATATTTTTAGTCATTATAGGCGTGGTTAGTTTCTTCAATGGAAGCAATGAGCCTACAGATCATATTTCATATGATAAGTTTGTTACCCAATTAGAAAATGGGGAAGTTAAGTCATTTTCTATGCAGCCAGAACGTGGGGTATATGAGGTCCGCGGTGAACTGGAAGCGAAGGATAAAAAGTTCATCACCTATATACCTAACAGCGAAAAGATCCTTGATCGAATTGATAAGGCAGACTCAAAAGTAGACGTAATGCCGGCAAAAGAAACAAGCGGCTGGGTAACCTTCTTTACTTCGATTATTCCTTTCGTGATTATTTTTATCTTATTTTTCTTCTTGTTAAACCAAGCTCAAGGCGGCGGAAGCCGAGTGATGAACTTTGGTAAATCAAAGGCAAAGCTTTATAACGATGATAAGAAAAAGGTTCGTTTTAGAGATGTAGCCGGAGCTGATGAAGAAAAGGCAGAGCTAGTTGAGGTTGTTGAATTTTTAAAAGACCCTCGCAAATTTGCTGAGCTTGGAGCCCGGATTCCAAAGGGCGTCCTGTTAGTAGGACCTCCAGGGACTGGTAAAACCTTGCTGGCACGAGCAACTGCCGGTGAAGCAGGTGTTCCGTTCTTCTCAATCAGCGGTTCGGATTTCGTTGAAATGTTTGTCGGTGTCGGTGCATCCCGTGTCCGTGATTTATTTGAAAACGCGAAGAAAAATGCTCCATGTATCATTTTTATCGATGAAATTGACGCGGTTGGCCGTCAGCGTGGTGCCGGACTCGGCGGAGGTCACGATGAGCGTGAACAAACGTTGAACCAATTGTTAGTTGAAATGGATGGATTCGGTGCAAATGAAGGAATCATCATTATTGCTGCAACAAACCGAGCAGATATTCTCGATCCTGCACTATTACGTCCAGGACGTTTTGACCGTCAAATTACCGTTGACCGTCCAGATGTGATTGGCCGTGAGGCAGTGCTAAAAGTTCATGCACGTAATAAACCATTAGATGAGACTGTAAATTTAAAGAATATTGCCATGCGGACACCTGGCTTCTCTGGTGCCGATTTGGAAAACTTATTGAATGAAGCTGCATTGGTTGCAGCGCGAAGCAGTAAAAAGAAAATTGATATGGAAGATATCGATGAAGCGACGGATCGTGTCATTGCGGGTCCAGCTAAAAAGAGCCGGGTTATTTCTGAAAAAGAACGTAATATTGTTGCCTTCCATGAGGGCGGCCATACTGTGATTGGTTTGGTACTTGATGAAGCGGATATGGTTCACAAAGTTACTATCGTTCCACGCGGGCAAGCAGGCGGATATGCTGTCATGCTTCCGAGGGAAGATCGTTACTTTATGACGAAGCCTGAACTGCTTGATAAGATTGTCGGTCTGCTCGGCGGCCGTGTCGCTGAAGAGATTGTATTTGGTGAAGTAAGTACCGGTGCACATAATGACTTCCAACGTGCAACAGGCATTGCCCGGAAAATGGTGACTGAATACGGAATGAGTGATAAGCTTGGACCGCTTCAGTTCGGACAGCCACAAGGTGGTCAAGTGTTCTTAGGCCGTGACCTGCATAATGAGCAAAATTATTCCGATGCGATTGCCTATGAAATCGATCTTGAAATTCAGAGCATTATTAAAGAATGTTATGAAAGAGCAAGAAAGATTCTTACTGAAAATCGCGATAAGCTGAATCTCATTGCGACAACTCTTCTTGAGGTCGAAACGCTTGTTGCGGAACAGATTAAATATTTGGTTGAGCACGGTCATATGCCAGATCCTTCTGTCCATTTAGATGCCGTAAAGATTGGACCAAAGAAAACAGAAGATGTGAAAGTGAACATCAACACGAAAAAGGATGAAGGTGAAAAAGAGGAATCCTTCCTAGATAAACCTTCTGATGAGATTGATTATAAATAA